ATGACGGTAAAACATAACAATCTTaggtttgaaaagaaaattaacgTGTCAAGATCTCATCAATGTCAAAGAACAAAATTATTTGATCATGATATACAATGTGACATTTCCATAATGAAACAACATTATATATtgcaaaattataaaaatacatGTCATCATCACAAAGGCTAGCACTCAATTAAGTTACTTTTAATTAGATTTCCTTCCTTTTCCTATTGAAGATTTGGAGAAGGAATGCTGAATAAagacaaaaaagaaatagaaactCCCACGATTTACAAAAAGATTCCCCCATTTTTCAACCCAATGTTGTTAAAGTCACAATCATTTGAAGAGAAAAAGGAGATTCCATTCATTGGAAGGCGATAGATGTAATGGTAGGAGGGAGCATTATAATGTAAAAACAGTGGAGAATCTAATATGTTTAAACGAAAAAATTTGAACTTCAAACCCCTTGAATTCGTTGATGGATTAATAAAATGTGTATTTGATTCAAAAGCATGATATATGCCAATTTTTAGGACCAAGGAATCGCATTTTTGTCAAAAACATTGTCTTTCCCACTACACACCTCAATTGAAAAAAAGACTTGTAAaacaaaatgttttttttttcttttcaaaagcTTCTAAATGAGTGGTTTTGGATTGATGTGCATCACAATTCAAACTTTCAAACTTTTGGTAGGCTTTTTGGCTTCAATTCCTTTATATATTCTGCTTGGATTTGATGTGCACCAAACAATAATAATGCATCAACCATTTACAGTTTGATtagcaataaaaaaaaaaaaaacatattagaTTGGATGCATACATGACTAAACATCTCACTTGACTTCTAACTAGGTACAGAGATTCTAATTTCCTATGATTTGTATTGAATCAATGTCGTTATACATTCTGTTTGTATGTATTATCACAAATAGGATGTATGGCAAATAAAAACTTAAGAAATCTACTTCTCTTTAAGTTGGAAGTATGACAAATTTTCGTCCTTTCGTTTGTTGTGCTAAGTGTGTAATCGAAGCCACTTGTTATTCGTTCATTGAATCTACAATTCATGGTGTGCGATACAACCATGATATGGACGAATTTCCTACTGAAGAATATCAGTCAATTTAAAGTAAGATATGCAAGTCCCTCACAAATGTAAACTCATCTCCATATATAAATTCTGTAAAGATTAATCAAggtaagaaaaaaaagaggaataaaaaaaccaagaGAAGATAGTACGAAATGAcaggaagaagaaagacaaaaggATGGATGGGGGTAATTAATCTTCTCCAATATGAAAATTCCCTGACTGGAAAAACAGAGAATCAAATTCTCCCATGCGGATGGCTTATCAGCTATATGTGATACCTTAGCCAAGCTGAAATGACCTTCCAATTCATATGAGTTTTACTATAACAAGTTTTGGCTCTGTCTTAGATCAGTAGTGAATAATCTAATAGCATTTAGATCTTTCAAAGCACAGAAAAATGGTAACTTAATGAACACTTTTGAAGTTTAAACCACATAATTATGCAATGAAATTGAAGTAAAGAGATGGAATGAACATATCTAGTTTGAGAATTTCAGAGGTGAACCTGAAGAGAGTGCCGCTCCCCATGTGTAGCAGTAGAATAAAGGGATCCAAGCTTAATATTGCCCATCCATTTCTTGTCCCCACGAAGCTTTACTTTCATGAGTCATATTGGTTCCAAGTTCAACCCATCAATCACATCTGCGATCCAAACAAACTGAGCTGTCAGTTGTTTCAATAAAGGATTTCAAAGGCTAGAGCAGATCAGTCCCCTCCATTGTAGTGGTAAGACTGAGGGAAGCTGTTTTTAATGGTAATCAATAATGAAAAAGATCAAACATGCCTACAAATTATAGCCACCAATCTTGATAACCTCAACGACAGTGCTTTAAGCTTTGAATAGTTTCAGACTCTCTCAAAGTGATATGATACCCATCGCCATCAACACATCATTTCAGAGTGGCAAGCTACTGTTGTTTTGTCAATGCATAAATTCCCAAACAATAGCACAAAGCCAGAAGAAGAACGCTTGAATATGAAAATGGAAGGTGAAAAGGCTATTATGAGAGATCAGCAAGAACCAAGGGATACTTTCAGAATTGCCTACTTCATCCATTTCTTGCTTGGTGTTGGCAATTTGCTCCCTTGGAATGCTTCAATCACAGCAGTTGATTACTTTGGCTACCTGTATCCAACCAAACATGTCGAGAAGGTTTTCTCCGTTGCTTACATGACTTCTTCTGTGCTCCTTCTGGTTCTTATGATTGCTTGGGATGGATGGTCAAAGAAGACGAGCTTTAGATTTCGAATGAACATGggtttttctttgtttatcCTGTCTATTCTAGTGTCTCCTATTATGGATTGGGCTTCAAGCATGACCGGTTCGAACTGGAGACCAAACGAAGCTTATAGTGTGATCGTTGCATCAATTGTCGCGTGTGGTTTGGCCGATGGCTTAGTAGCAGGAAGTTTGATAGGATCAGCTGGCAGGCTGCCAAAACAATTTATGCAGGCTGTGTTTGCAGGGACTGCTTCTTCAGGTATTATTTATGTCCAAACCTTCAAGTTAactatatttttcctttttcccttgAACGGATATCGTGTAATCGTGGACACCAATAGAAAGTGCCAGACATGATCTAGGCCTAGAAAGCATGTGCATTCAGTTGCCCGAAAGGGAAACAAAAGAAGTACTTTCCCCATTCAACTGCATGAATAAGTATAGAATTAATATGGGATGGCTGTAAAGTGTCTTGATATTTTAATGATCTTTATTGATGTGGCAACTAGGTATTGGTGTATAGCATTAAATTGAAAACCACATACAATTTCCTGCCTTATTAAACTAAACAAACAATCTCAAAAGGATTCAATCTTCAATTGATTCAATATTCAATCATATCCTAGTACAAAAGTCAATGCGAAACATGCTTGTCCTGACCAAACTAAACATAAATTTAAGCTTATTTTGCTGCTCTGAATTCCATGAAGTTAGAGAATTATTGACATGAACCTGACTGAGTAAATTGATGGCGACAGGTGTTCTTGTTTCAATCTTGAGGATTATTACAAAGGCCTCACTTTCACAATCGCCAAAGGGTCTACAAAAGAGCGCGCATTTGTACTTCATTGTTGGTGCTTCGATCCTCTTTTGCTGCATAGTGTCGTGTAACTTGTTGTGCAAGCTGCCAGTGATGCAGCATTATTATAGAGATCTTCTAGATGAACCTCCATGTTCAAAATCCAAGTTCTGGACAGTGGTGGCTAAAATTCGGTGGCCTGCATTCGGAATTTTCATAACTTATGTCGTTACACTATCAATTTTTCCAGGATTCATAGCTGAGGACCTGGAATCTAACCTGCTTCAAGATTGGTATCCTATTCTGCTGATCACAATATACAACATTGCAGACTTAGTTGGGAAATCTCTAACTGCAATATACATCTTGAAAAACATCAAGAAAGCAACATGGTTTTGCATCAGCAGGCTTCTATTTTATCCACTGTTCATGGCCTGCATCCACGGCCCAAGGTGGCTAAGAACCGAATTGCCCGTGATTGTTCTGACTTTTTTGCTCGGTTTGAGCAATGGGTATCTGACAAGTGTTATCATGATCAGTACTCCCAAGTTATTACCTGCATCAGAGGCAGAGTTGTCTGCCATTGTAATGGTTGTGTTCCTGGGCATTGGGTTGGTCGGTGGCTCCGTTCTAGGCTGGTTTTGGATCCTTTGAAGTTGAACCAAACTCAATAAATTGTTCAGTACCCCGTTCACAGAAGTTCACAAAAGAGGTACTACAAGCTGATAAAATGTTGTCTAGTCCAAATTGTCTGAATAGAGAACTTTTTGCCAAATTTTCAACAAGATATAAAGTGCGCCAGCAGACAAGTTAACAGGCTTAACATTTAAACCACCACCACACCACCATGTTCAACTGCTGAAAAAAGCAAACCGAACTCGAAGACATGAAGAAGAAGCTGACAGAAACTTTTTCACTCAAGTGGCATCTCTCTCCATGTTCAATCTAGGGTAGTAGTAACAGATTTAGCATTAGAAACCAGTTGTAGTAGTTTCCTCGTTTCTTTCTTCTTACAGGTAAATTCAGGCACTCTATTTTCTCTccttcaaaaacaaaattttatgaAGGAATTGTAGTGACATCCCAATTTAAACTATCCAGATCAGATCCTGCAAACTCTAGGCTTGCAGGCTGAGCATGAATAATCGGCAATAGAACAGTTGTTTCAAAATATACAAGAGTCCATTTCATTCAGTTGTATAATGCAACTCAGAACCAAAACATGCCCCAATGAAGAGTGAAACAGAGACACAGAAAGAATATTCTCTAAACATAAAGCTAAAATATATCTTATAACTTATTTTCTTTCTACAACTTTCATTCCGTAGGGAGAAATTCAATATCTTTGGACGATACAACTCACTACTGCACAAAAAAGAACACTAATACTAAGGCCAAGAAGGGAATATAAACAGGGTTAAGAGATGTTATCTCTGAAGGTATGATACAAAAGATATGAAGCCAGGAGAAGTCTAAGAACTAAGAAGCAGCAGCAAGAGGGGGTGGGGATTGTACTCCTTGGAAGAAGCTCGTTGCTGGTTTTTCTCTAAAGTTTTCTTCCCCcacttcctcttcttcctcttcttcttcttcttcttcttcatcagcATCCCAAAGGAACCGTGCATAAGAAGCTAGAACATAACTGCCGAGAACATAAAAccaattaatattcatgccatcgAACAACTTTCGATCCATAACTCTAAACCAAAAGTATGAATCTAATCATGAAATCTTGAAGCTTACCAATCTTCAGGGGCAGCCTTAACAGCTTGATTAAAATAACTCTCAGCTCTTGGAGAGTCCTTTTGAGTTTCCCATATCAGATCAGCGTACATGGACAAGACGTTACCATCCTCCGGATTGTTCAAAATTGCTCTCCCACAATACTCTTGAGCTTTCACAAGATCCCCACGTACCTATTACCCGAAATAATTAATCATAAATACAAAAAGAATCACCAAATGTTTGAAATTAAACAAATCATATATCAATTGGGATTTGAAATTGAATGTAGATTTACCTCTTTCAAGAAACGAGCATAATTGCTTAAAAGCATTGAATTCCCAGGATTTGCCTCGATCATTTTTTGATAATACAAATCCGTACTCTCATTCCCATGATTCGAATCTCCAAACCCAAAACTCCAATCATCGCCACCATCAGATCCTCCACCACCATGAATCCTTCCACCACTACCACCAACCCCACCACCAACCAAAACACTAACAAACCCACCATCCTCCCCAGTTTCAGAAATCGACCCACAGCTCAAAGACGCGGTTTTGGAGCAGCTAAACCCAACCCCATGAGTTTCTTCGGCCATTTCAGAAAACCCACTAAGCGTCCTGCTAAAAGGTTTCATCTTAGCCATAGACAGGTCCTGAAGATCCGTCTCGGAAAGCGTTCGAGTAATCCTCCGAGGGTAATCGTCGATTATCGGAGATAAACAACTGGGAGAGCCAGAGAGGAGAATGGAACGCGATTTGGGAATTTGATAAACAATCTCAGGCTCTAAGGACGAATCTCTTGAATGGTGTAACCATGAATTGAGAAGGGGAGTGGAAGCACTTCTAAGGATCATAGTTATGGAAGAAGATTGGAGttgatattttttcttttggtagAAATGAGATgttgttttctttcttctggTGGTGTGTGATTGATTTGCTTAAGAGCTGACCTAAACCAAATGGCGGCAACCGGAGGATTTTTATAAGagaaattgaaattgaagatgAAATCTGCAACGTTGATTTTGTGTTGGTGACAACTAAGAAAAACCGTGTACCGGGGCACAaggttttcaaattttattctCTCCCAAGTCTAGAGGGGATGTTTGGGTTTTAGCAACTAGATTGGTGGCTGAGGCTCCAAACAAAATGTTCAACATCTCTtcatttgttattattataccACACACCCATATGTCATACCACCTTAGTTTTATTTTAGTGCATACAAAAACAAAGTTTTATGTCCAAACGTGTCCAAAGTTAAAAGAACCAAAAACCAAGTTGAACAATAATACTCTAAGGTATTCCACTCCAAGGAGACTCTAAAACCGATTTGACCTCAACACCTAAATTAAGATAGATGATAGAATTACTTAGATGGTCTAATAAACTAAAGATCGGGCAAGCTTAAAACTTTCATCGACTTTGAATCTACAAGTTATTTTATAAGCAAAATAGATCAAAAGTAAAACCACTTTAGTTATCTCTAATTTTTTATATACAAATTTTATCAAAGGCTATATAATTGGTTTCTCACGATAGTACAAGATGAAATCAATATGagattttagttttatttatgtattttcaAGTTAGTGGTAGAAGGAACTTTTAAGTATTTTGGCCTAAGAGTTTAAAGTGGAGACAATGTACGATTAGTTTCGagtttttaggtttttttaaaCGAAATCTTTTGATAGAAGTTAGAACGATCTTATCACCACTTTATAATTTTTGAGTTAGAGAGTTATATGCATATCAAGAACATTCAAATAGGTTATTGATCAATGTACTTGTGGATTGTTCGAACTTGAagcaaaagaaataagttctcctCATCCCTTGCCTCTTGATCAAAATGTAACCCAAATCTAATTCTTCTTTTTGGATCGATTGACTTCACATTGATCGGTTGAGGATTTTAGAATTTGATCTTATGGGCTCACAACAAAAGGGTTCCTCATATTTAAATTACTAGAGTTTTCACTTCACGAAACCCACAAGCGAGCCCAAAGCTTATAGGGTATTGGGAAGAGGCATAGGGAAATGTGTGTCCGGAAGGAAAAGCTAGTGCCTCCAAATTTGGGATGATGGACAAACTAGTAAATATATATCAATCAAGAAAAAATTGAGTTTCGTTCAATTTGACATCTTGCTGCCTAAAGTATTGGAAGCAACCCTAAAATAGTAGACACTACACATAACAAGATGTGGGCTTATAAGCAACCACATTCGATAATAATCTCAAAGAGGAAGACTAAGTAATCTTCAAAAGGGAGCACTGGCTTTATTTCTTGTGTGCTTAGCTAAGCAATATTCTCTCTTATACTGACTTAAGACATCAGAGAGTGTGATAGGCATGACACCACGTTGGTCCGAGGATTTCTTATGTAGGCTAGTTCAAAAAGAGAAACTCATATCGAAAGATGCAAATCAAATGTCAACCTCATGATCGGAGGCTTACAATGACAACATTCGAGAACAACGTTAACTAAAGTGTAATGAGTAATAGTTTAACCTAATATGTAAAATAAAAACATACTGCTAAACAAAACATTCTTTGGTAATGCATTCTTCTCATCGATTGGGGGAATGTTTAATTTTGtcataaaaagaaatattagcTAAAATTATCCCAAATTATAAAAACTTTATATGTGGAGGGTTAGGTCGAAGGTCTACAACATtgtaacaaattaaaattatatatacacTTGTGTTATATATATGTAGCTTCTCGAGCTAAGTCTAAGCTCGATTTTTGAGTCAtatattgtttaaaaaaaaaaaaagaattttcatAGATCGTATGTTGTTAAGTCTGGTATGACGTTGtactaaattaaaagaaaaaaaaaccatgtTACTATTATAGTTATCTCATCATGAGTATTATAAATTTAAACACATATGTGGGGATAACTTCAAACTACACTTAAGAAACACTATTTCCCACTTAAGGTTCTTTGTTTTATATTTGGTTATGTATACTTTTTAAGAATGTTTTCAAAGTTTAAGTTAAAATCTTAAAACTAAAGAAAGGAGTTTTAAGAATTTGTTTTCTTGTTGGGTCACTATCAATTCAAACATTTTTCATAAAAAGATGAAACAAAATGATCAAAGGATGCATTTCTCTAtgaataacattttaaattaagcCATAtggtatttttttaattcaatgtTAAACTTTTGTCTTTATAGAAACCTACCCgtttaaagaaattttttttaatgatttaaaACATAACTTTTAAAATGAGCACTAGAAAAGTGTAATTTTGTGTAACAATTAGGTAACAATGATTCCCATTTTTCCATATTGGGTAAGATTATTGAAGTTGTgcatttatcaattttttttatctcatttGTTATTCCAAACATGGAAAAAATTCATTTCCTAAAGTTTGAGTTTAAATTTATAGTTCTTCATGTTGTAaccataaatatataaatctaattTAAGAAGAAAATTAGAAATTGACTCGAAACTACTTATAAAAGACTAGTTGGTTcacataatttttaaatgtaattaGAAAATTCATCTTCAATTCCACAAATCAAATTGCATTTGTTGATTAAGGATTTAATTGTAGGTCCTACATTTTATTATGGTTATAGAAAGTAGGATAATAATAACAAACATAATCAAATGAGATTTGCTTATCAAATTATGTTTCGAGGGAAATAAATAtggtttttcaaatttaaaagctaaaaaattttgacatgtttgtttgtgattttgagaattttaaaataacttttgtCATGTTTAAAAATTTTCCAAAGCATCGTAACAATATgattttaaatcatttttatatataataaaaactttacatttaGAAGGGTAAGTACATGTTTTGtaataattttgaatataaCAAGAATGGTTTATAGTATGTTTGGGAGTGATTTTTAGAtagttgattttttttctcttataaaAATGATGGTGTTTGTTATgagctaaaattgattttagAATAATCTAAAATCATTTCTAATTGATTTTGGGGGAGTCGGTTTTGATAGGTGATTTTTGTTGAGTGATTGACAGAGAATCAATCCCAAGATGActatttaatttagtttttactAAAACTT
The sequence above is drawn from the Cucumis melo cultivar AY chromosome 2, USDA_Cmelo_AY_1.0, whole genome shotgun sequence genome and encodes:
- the LOC103487439 gene encoding equilibrative nucleotide transporter 8, which codes for MHKFPNNSTKPEEERLNMKMEGEKAIMRDQQEPRDTFRIAYFIHFLLGVGNLLPWNASITAVDYFGYLYPTKHVEKVFSVAYMTSSVLLLVLMIAWDGWSKKTSFRFRMNMGFSLFILSILVSPIMDWASSMTGSNWRPNEAYSVIVASIVACGLADGLVAGSLIGSAGRLPKQFMQAVFAGTASSGVLVSILRIITKASLSQSPKGLQKSAHLYFIVGASILFCCIVSCNLLCKLPVMQHYYRDLLDEPPCSKSKFWTVVAKIRWPAFGIFITYVVTLSIFPGFIAEDLESNLLQDWYPILLITIYNIADLVGKSLTAIYILKNIKKATWFCISRLLFYPLFMACIHGPRWLRTELPVIVLTFLLGLSNGYLTSVIMISTPKLLPASEAELSAIVMVVFLGIGLVGGSVLGWFWIL
- the LOC103487441 gene encoding uncharacterized protein LOC103487441, whose amino-acid sequence is MILRSASTPLLNSWLHHSRDSSLEPEIVYQIPKSRSILLSGSPSCLSPIIDDYPRRITRTLSETDLQDLSMAKMKPFSRTLSGFSEMAEETHGVGFSCSKTASLSCGSISETGEDGGFVSVLVGGGVGGSGGRIHGGGGSDGGDDWSFGFGDSNHGNESTDLYYQKMIEANPGNSMLLSNYARFLKEVRGDLVKAQEYCGRAILNNPEDGNVLSMYADLIWETQKDSPRAESYFNQAVKAAPEDCYVLASYARFLWDADEEEEEEEEEEEEVGEENFREKPATSFFQGVQSPPPLAAAS